In Tumebacillus amylolyticus, a single window of DNA contains:
- a CDS encoding YneF family protein, translating into MVTTLVAIGTFILGLVLGALGGVYYLRNKMQNMTMSDTEIATMAKGMGMNLNQKQLAQIQRRMKNAQSNQSKTKATAKKQPTKSPKK; encoded by the coding sequence ATGGTAACAACTCTCGTAGCAATCGGTACCTTTATTCTCGGGCTGGTTCTGGGCGCGCTCGGCGGCGTCTACTACCTGCGCAACAAGATGCAGAACATGACGATGTCCGATACGGAGATCGCGACGATGGCGAAGGGCATGGGCATGAACCTCAACCAGAAGCAATTGGCACAGATTCAGCGCCGGATGAAGAACGCGCAATCCAACCAATCCAAAACCAAAGCCACTGCCAAGAAACAACCGACCAAATCTCCGAAAAAATAA
- a CDS encoding GNAT family N-acetyltransferase, with the protein MSNLLIRPVRADDAERIWEISLQEDVMPYVLNTPSLRVETMQEQYAKPQPNSHQFVAEIDGRVVGHIGMSAFTGRRSHIGYLYLFVDSTCQGQGVGTEMLKKVIDLADNWLRLERLELGVLSHNPRAQALYERLGFVVEGRKVGANFSQGQFVDEIIMARFRPGGVLSEV; encoded by the coding sequence ATGAGCAACCTTCTCATTCGTCCAGTGCGGGCCGATGATGCCGAGCGCATTTGGGAGATCAGCTTGCAGGAGGATGTAATGCCGTATGTCTTGAACACTCCGAGCTTGCGGGTGGAGACGATGCAGGAGCAGTATGCGAAGCCGCAACCGAACTCCCACCAATTTGTCGCGGAGATCGACGGTCGTGTGGTGGGGCATATCGGGATGAGTGCGTTTACGGGGCGTCGCTCGCATATCGGGTATCTGTATCTCTTCGTGGATTCGACCTGTCAGGGTCAAGGCGTGGGGACGGAGATGTTGAAGAAAGTGATCGACCTCGCCGACAATTGGCTTCGGTTGGAGCGGTTGGAGTTGGGCGTGCTTTCACACAATCCACGGGCTCAAGCGTTGTACGAACGGCTCGGATTTGTCGTCGAGGGTCGCAAGGTCGGTGCGAATTTTTCGCAGGGGCAGTTTGTGGACGAGATCATCATGGCTCGGTTTCGACCGGGCGGTGTGTTGAGCGAGGTATAG